A window from Lactiplantibacillus pentosus encodes these proteins:
- a CDS encoding peptide MFS transporter, with protein MDKEEKLDRSFFGQPRGLRTLFFTEMWERFSYYGMRALLIYYMYYSVAKGGLGFDQVTAASIMSIYSALVYVSSVLGGFLSDRVWGSRKTVFIGGVFIMLGHIVLSTPFGVGALFVSIALIVIGTGLLKPNVSDMVGQLYTAEDTRRDAGFSIFVFGINLGSLVAPILVGRIGLSVNFHLGFSLAAIGMFFGLLQYYFDGKKNLSTASLYPTDPLEPGDMKKITTRTTLGVIGIALILLLMWLMHALTLDNVISLISILVILTPIVYFILMLTSEKTNATERSRVRAYIPLFIAAALFWAIEEQGSAVLALFAANRVNLNIGIFHLAASDFQMLNPLFIMIYTTPFVWLWTKWGKKQPSSPAKFAVGLVFAGASYLIMAMPGALFGTAGKVSPLWLVASWAVVEIAEMLISPIGLSVTTKLAPKAFASQMMSMWFLTDSVGSAVNAQIVRFYSTKTEVPYFAIIGIVSVLLGIVLFTMVPMIKRSMQGVR; from the coding sequence TTGGATAAGGAAGAAAAGCTGGATCGGTCGTTCTTTGGCCAACCCCGTGGCTTGCGGACGTTGTTCTTCACTGAAATGTGGGAACGGTTCAGTTATTACGGGATGCGCGCGTTACTGATCTACTATATGTATTACAGTGTCGCTAAGGGTGGCTTGGGATTCGACCAAGTCACCGCCGCATCAATCATGTCAATTTATTCGGCCTTAGTTTACGTTTCTAGTGTTCTCGGTGGCTTTTTAAGTGACCGGGTCTGGGGGAGCCGTAAGACCGTCTTTATTGGTGGGGTCTTCATCATGTTGGGGCATATCGTGCTCTCAACCCCATTTGGCGTTGGCGCACTATTTGTTTCCATCGCACTGATCGTTATTGGGACCGGGTTATTAAAGCCCAACGTTTCAGATATGGTTGGTCAATTATACACCGCTGAAGATACGCGCCGGGATGCCGGCTTTAGTATTTTCGTCTTCGGGATTAACTTAGGTTCACTGGTCGCACCAATATTAGTTGGCCGAATCGGATTAAGCGTGAACTTCCACTTAGGGTTCTCATTAGCCGCCATCGGGATGTTCTTTGGCCTGTTACAGTACTACTTTGATGGTAAGAAGAACTTAAGTACGGCTAGCCTTTACCCAACTGATCCATTGGAACCCGGTGATATGAAGAAAATCACCACACGGACCACACTGGGTGTCATCGGAATTGCGTTAATCTTACTCTTAATGTGGTTAATGCATGCCTTGACACTCGACAACGTGATCAGTTTGATCAGTATTCTGGTTATTTTGACCCCAATCGTCTACTTTATCTTGATGTTAACGTCTGAAAAGACGAATGCAACTGAACGTTCACGGGTTCGTGCCTACATTCCATTGTTTATTGCCGCAGCGTTATTCTGGGCCATTGAAGAACAAGGATCAGCCGTGTTGGCATTGTTTGCCGCCAACCGCGTTAACCTTAACATTGGTATTTTTCACTTAGCTGCCTCTGATTTCCAAATGTTGAACCCACTGTTCATCATGATTTACACCACACCGTTCGTTTGGTTATGGACGAAGTGGGGTAAGAAGCAACCTAGCTCACCAGCCAAGTTTGCGGTTGGGTTAGTATTCGCCGGTGCTTCATACTTGATCATGGCCATGCCAGGTGCGCTCTTCGGAACTGCCGGTAAAGTTAGCCCACTCTGGTTAGTGGCTAGCTGGGCAGTCGTTGAAATCGCCGAAATGCTGATTTCACCAATTGGGTTATCTGTGACGACTAAGTTAGCGCCAAAAGCGTTCGCTTCACAGATGATGAGTATGTGGTTCCTGACCGACTCTGTTGGTAGTGCAGTTAATGCGCAGATTGTTCGCTTCTACTCAACGAAGACTGAAGTGCCATACTTCGCAATTATTGGGATCGTCAGCGTCTTACTCGGGATCGTGCTGTTTACGATGGTACCGATGATCAAACGGTCAATGCAAGGCGTTCGTTAA
- a CDS encoding metallophosphoesterase, producing the protein MDIVRLAFSSDNHFDVNRIDAAAMMRAQATYLLQQGVQWYLVAGDLFNDFQRSEQFIVDLQALLGAQTRVYWIAGNHDMVHGVSFDELETGQFAGYLHNRYVDIPGTDWRVIGNNGWYDYQYAAQEPDTTTADFLHWKNAFWIDRAIKQPMSDGERTALMLNQVKAQLVLAAAEQKQVVFMTHFVPRADYLQFATGKRFWNMANALMGTPRLGELLEQFNIAHVLFGHLHVHPKPRTFGQTTYYDQAVGYGLKRINEWRATNFMAEWYQDTQIIDLK; encoded by the coding sequence ATTGACATCGTACGGCTAGCTTTCAGTAGTGATAATCATTTTGATGTGAATCGGATCGATGCGGCCGCGATGATGCGCGCCCAAGCGACCTATTTATTGCAACAAGGCGTGCAGTGGTATTTAGTTGCTGGCGACTTGTTCAATGATTTTCAGCGCAGTGAACAGTTTATTGTCGATTTACAGGCGTTATTAGGCGCTCAGACCCGCGTTTACTGGATTGCGGGTAATCATGACATGGTTCACGGTGTTTCGTTTGACGAGCTTGAAACGGGCCAATTCGCGGGCTATCTCCATAACCGCTACGTTGATATTCCCGGGACGGACTGGCGCGTGATTGGCAATAACGGCTGGTATGATTATCAATACGCCGCCCAAGAGCCCGACACGACGACGGCCGACTTCTTGCACTGGAAAAATGCGTTTTGGATTGACCGGGCCATTAAACAACCAATGAGCGATGGGGAACGGACGGCGTTGATGCTGAATCAAGTCAAAGCGCAATTGGTCCTGGCAGCCGCTGAACAAAAACAAGTGGTGTTTATGACTCACTTTGTGCCGCGGGCCGACTACTTGCAGTTTGCAACCGGGAAGCGGTTTTGGAATATGGCTAACGCGTTGATGGGAACACCACGTTTGGGCGAATTATTGGAACAGTTTAATATCGCCCACGTCTTGTTTGGGCACTTACACGTTCATCCGAAGCCCCGGACCTTTGGGCAGACGACTTACTACGATCAGGCGGTCGGATATGGCCTCAAACGAATCAATGAATGGCGGGCAACTAATTTCATGGCAGAGTGGTATCAAGATACCCAAATCATTGATTTAAAATAA
- the hslO gene encoding Hsp33 family molecular chaperone HslO, with protein MSDYLVKSVAGNEMFRAYAVDATGVVAEAQQRHDTWSAASAALGRSLVGTLLLASSVLKGDEQMTVKINGNGPVGGIVIDGNAKGTVKGYLQHPHIHLPLNEQHKIDVKTAVGTDGFLSVTKDQGVGDPFTGTVALVSGELGEDFTYYLAQSEQIPSAVGLSVFVNDDNSIGVAGGFLVQVLPNATDEAISSLEAKLEDLPLVSQLMREGKTPEDILDLLFDGDVKVLDKMPVKFECDCSKERFAEALMALPKHEVRAMIDEDHGATAVCHFCGSQYQFSEAELEAVLSRSKGAE; from the coding sequence ATGTCAGATTATTTAGTCAAGAGCGTGGCCGGTAACGAAATGTTTCGGGCCTACGCGGTCGACGCGACCGGGGTCGTTGCAGAAGCACAGCAGCGCCATGATACTTGGAGTGCTGCTTCCGCCGCTTTAGGTCGTAGCTTAGTGGGGACGCTCTTGTTAGCGTCGTCCGTATTGAAGGGTGACGAACAGATGACCGTTAAAATCAACGGTAACGGCCCAGTCGGTGGCATCGTGATCGACGGCAATGCTAAGGGAACGGTCAAAGGTTACCTGCAGCATCCACACATCCATCTACCATTAAATGAACAACATAAGATTGATGTTAAGACGGCGGTCGGGACGGACGGTTTCTTGTCAGTCACCAAGGATCAGGGTGTCGGTGATCCGTTTACGGGGACGGTCGCCTTGGTTTCTGGTGAATTAGGCGAAGACTTCACCTACTACCTCGCGCAGTCAGAACAAATTCCGTCAGCGGTCGGTTTGTCGGTGTTTGTGAATGATGATAACTCGATTGGTGTGGCCGGGGGCTTTTTAGTCCAAGTATTGCCGAACGCTACTGATGAGGCGATTAGTAGTTTGGAAGCCAAGCTCGAAGATTTACCACTTGTTTCACAACTGATGCGCGAGGGTAAGACCCCCGAAGATATTTTGGACTTGCTATTTGATGGTGATGTCAAAGTATTGGACAAGATGCCCGTCAAGTTTGAATGTGATTGTTCTAAGGAACGGTTTGCCGAAGCCTTAATGGCCTTACCAAAGCATGAAGTTCGGGCCATGATCGATGAAGACCATGGTGCGACGGCGGTTTGTCATTTCTGTGGGTCGCAATACCAGTTCAGTGAGGCCGAACTTGAAGCAGTCCTCTCACGGTCTAAGGGTGCTGAATAA
- the ftsH gene encoding ATP-dependent zinc metalloprotease FtsH: MNNRRNGLFRNSLFYILMFLSLMGIIYFFFGGNSSSQTQNIRYSEFVKQLDKNNVKNVSIQPSGGVYKVTGSYRKARTTSSANALGIKSASTKTTSFSTTMLENNSTVDQVSKLAAKHDVKVTAKAEESSGIWVTLLMYIAPVILMLFLFYMMMGQAGQGGGNNRVMNFGKTKAKPADSKQNKVRFSDVAGEEEEKQELVEVVEFLKDPRKFVSLGARIPSGVLLEGPPGTGKTLLAKAVAGEAGVPFFSISGSDFVEMFVGVGASRVRDLFEQAKKNAPSIIFIDEIDAVGRQRGNGMGGGHDEREQTLNQLLVEMDGFTGNEGVIVMAATNRSDVLDPALLRPGRFDRKILVGRPDVKGREAILKVHAKNKPLAADVDLKEIAKQTPGFVGADLENLLNEAALLAARRNKKQVDAADLDEAEDRVIAGPAKHDRVVNKHERETVAYHEAGHTIVGLVLNDARVVHKVTIVPRGRAGGYAIMLPREDQMLMSKRDAKEQMAGLMGGRAAEEIIFGAQSSGASNDFEQATQIARAMVTQYGMSEKLGPVELENANQQAAYQQGMGASAFSQHTAQLIDDEVRRLSQEAHQTATDIIQSHREQHKLIAEALLKYETLDEKQILSLFKTGKMPEKDSNQFPSEKAATFEESKRELERREAEKHAQHQGTDADSTDSDDTAKTSVEEPTFPSEAEVRSEASADSQASSADATSATSSATSGATTTSETGLPHAESAAPTSQDDSNSQA, translated from the coding sequence ATGAACAATCGACGCAATGGACTCTTTCGTAATAGCTTATTTTACATTTTGATGTTCTTGAGTTTGATGGGAATTATCTACTTTTTCTTTGGTGGAAATTCAAGCTCGCAGACGCAAAATATTCGTTATAGCGAATTTGTCAAACAATTAGATAAGAATAACGTTAAAAACGTTAGTATCCAGCCTAGTGGCGGCGTCTACAAGGTAACTGGTTCATACCGGAAAGCACGGACGACTTCTTCTGCTAACGCCCTTGGAATCAAGAGCGCGTCGACAAAGACCACGTCATTTTCAACAACCATGTTGGAAAACAACTCAACGGTTGACCAAGTCTCCAAGTTGGCGGCTAAGCATGACGTGAAGGTGACGGCGAAAGCCGAGGAATCTAGCGGCATCTGGGTCACGTTATTAATGTACATCGCGCCAGTCATCCTAATGTTGTTCCTCTTCTATATGATGATGGGACAAGCAGGACAAGGCGGCGGGAACAACCGGGTGATGAACTTTGGTAAGACGAAGGCCAAACCAGCTGATAGTAAGCAAAACAAAGTTCGTTTCTCAGACGTTGCCGGTGAAGAAGAAGAAAAACAAGAATTGGTCGAAGTTGTCGAATTCTTGAAGGATCCAAGGAAGTTTGTCTCCTTAGGTGCCCGGATTCCATCTGGGGTGCTTCTCGAGGGGCCTCCTGGTACTGGTAAAACCTTGCTTGCCAAGGCGGTTGCCGGTGAAGCCGGTGTGCCATTCTTCTCGATTTCTGGTTCTGATTTCGTCGAAATGTTCGTCGGGGTCGGTGCTAGCCGGGTTCGGGACTTATTCGAACAAGCGAAGAAGAATGCCCCATCAATTATCTTCATTGATGAAATTGATGCGGTTGGACGTCAACGTGGTAATGGTATGGGCGGCGGTCACGATGAACGTGAACAAACCTTGAACCAATTGCTGGTTGAAATGGATGGATTTACGGGTAATGAAGGGGTCATCGTCATGGCGGCGACGAACCGTTCTGATGTCCTAGACCCTGCCTTACTTCGTCCAGGTCGTTTCGACCGGAAGATCTTAGTTGGTCGTCCGGACGTCAAGGGCCGCGAAGCCATTTTGAAAGTCCATGCCAAGAACAAGCCTTTAGCAGCTGACGTTGACCTGAAGGAAATCGCCAAGCAAACACCCGGATTCGTGGGTGCCGATTTGGAAAACTTACTGAACGAAGCGGCCTTATTAGCGGCTCGTCGGAATAAGAAGCAAGTCGACGCAGCGGACCTAGATGAGGCTGAGGACCGGGTCATTGCCGGACCAGCTAAGCATGATCGCGTCGTGAACAAGCATGAACGGGAAACCGTTGCTTATCACGAAGCGGGTCATACGATCGTTGGGTTGGTCTTAAATGATGCGCGGGTCGTTCATAAGGTAACGATCGTGCCACGGGGTCGTGCTGGCGGATACGCCATCATGTTACCGCGTGAAGACCAAATGTTAATGTCGAAACGTGATGCGAAGGAACAAATGGCTGGTTTGATGGGTGGTCGTGCAGCCGAAGAAATCATCTTTGGTGCACAATCATCCGGGGCTTCTAATGACTTCGAACAGGCAACCCAAATTGCCCGTGCGATGGTTACTCAATATGGGATGAGTGAAAAACTTGGCCCAGTTGAATTAGAAAATGCCAACCAGCAAGCCGCTTACCAACAAGGGATGGGCGCTAGTGCCTTCTCACAACATACGGCTCAGTTAATTGATGATGAAGTTCGTCGTTTGAGTCAAGAAGCACATCAAACGGCTACGGATATTATTCAATCACACCGTGAACAACACAAGTTGATCGCGGAAGCCTTGTTGAAGTACGAAACCTTGGACGAAAAGCAAATTCTCAGCTTATTCAAGACTGGGAAGATGCCTGAAAAGGATAGCAACCAATTCCCTAGTGAAAAGGCCGCAACCTTTGAAGAATCCAAGCGTGAATTGGAACGGCGCGAAGCTGAAAAGCACGCGCAACACCAAGGTACTGATGCTGACAGCACTGATTCTGATGACACGGCCAAGACCAGTGTCGAAGAACCAACTTTCCCAAGTGAAGCGGAAGTTCGTTCTGAAGCAAGTGCAGACAGTCAGGCTAGTTCAGCAGATGCAACTTCTGCAACTAGCTCAGCGACGAGTGGCGCGACAACCACTTCAGAGACTGGCTTACCACATGCTGAAAGTGCGGCACCAACGTCACAGGATGATTCTAATTCTCAAGCGTAG
- a CDS encoding helix-turn-helix domain-containing protein: MVETTKELTHAIGRKRGELNITVLELSRQTGVSRWTLDKILSGERTSVRVGTIAKLNDWLYKQV, translated from the coding sequence ATGGTTGAGACAACTAAAGAGTTAACTCATGCAATTGGTCGGAAGCGTGGGGAACTTAATATAACAGTGCTAGAACTATCACGGCAAACCGGTGTTAGTCGGTGGACATTAGACAAAATTTTATCTGGAGAGCGAACTAGTGTGAGAGTGGGGACTATCGCTAAACTTAATGATTGGCTATATAAGCAAGTTTAA
- a CDS encoding site-specific integrase, with protein sequence MATFKQYKTKSGAFWEAFTSVGKDTNGKAKRMHKRGFKTKKEAQLWTSNVQTDFTRKGYVSSNDITFNELYEKWFSEDYQSQVKESTWAKTADIFRLHILPALGSQRVKRITVAQCQSIVHSWLNQGLKQYRRFRTYVISVFDFGVRMELTTRNPMAKTSIPKQKKHQQAPHIDFYEKSELVHFLDCAYDYDNPQAFMLFRLLAFTGLRRGEALALQWRDINFETNEITVNKTQSLGKNWRIVTQTPKTNSSYRTITIDPKTLQWLHKWRMTQARQYFELGFNSKNPKQLIFASNDNQPLSPSMPDHWNRSICKRYDLRRIKIHAFRHTFCTLSFEAGATINEVSKTLGHADLKITQQIYLHVTKKQRNEAASKLARYMDI encoded by the coding sequence ATGGCTACATTCAAACAGTATAAAACTAAATCTGGTGCTTTCTGGGAGGCTTTTACATCCGTGGGTAAAGATACCAACGGCAAAGCCAAACGGATGCACAAACGTGGTTTTAAGACAAAAAAAGAAGCCCAATTATGGACTTCCAATGTTCAGACAGATTTTACTAGAAAAGGTTATGTATCAAGCAACGATATTACTTTTAATGAGTTATACGAAAAGTGGTTCAGCGAGGACTACCAATCACAAGTCAAAGAATCAACATGGGCTAAGACAGCAGATATATTCAGACTGCATATATTGCCAGCGTTAGGCTCTCAACGGGTTAAACGTATCACTGTCGCCCAATGTCAATCAATCGTGCATAGCTGGCTTAATCAAGGTCTCAAACAGTACCGCCGTTTTAGAACGTATGTCATTAGTGTTTTTGATTTTGGTGTACGGATGGAATTAACCACCCGTAACCCAATGGCTAAGACCAGTATACCAAAACAAAAAAAGCACCAGCAAGCACCTCACATTGATTTTTATGAGAAGTCCGAGCTAGTGCATTTTCTTGATTGTGCCTACGATTATGACAACCCACAAGCTTTTATGTTGTTCCGTCTGTTAGCGTTCACTGGTCTACGCCGTGGCGAGGCACTAGCATTACAGTGGCGGGACATTAACTTTGAAACCAACGAAATAACGGTTAACAAGACGCAATCACTAGGTAAGAACTGGCGAATCGTTACGCAAACGCCCAAGACAAATAGTAGCTATCGCACTATCACAATTGACCCTAAGACGTTGCAATGGCTTCATAAGTGGCGGATGACCCAAGCTAGACAATATTTTGAATTGGGCTTCAATTCCAAAAACCCTAAACAACTTATTTTTGCTAGCAACGACAATCAACCACTATCACCGAGTATGCCTGACCATTGGAATCGTAGTATCTGCAAAAGATATGATCTAAGACGCATAAAGATTCATGCTTTTAGACATACTTTTTGTACTTTATCGTTCGAAGCTGGTGCCACGATTAACGAAGTTTCTAAAACGCTCGGTCATGCTGACTTAAAGATTACACAACAGATCTATTTACACGTTACCAAAAAGCAACGAAACGAGGCGGCTTCTAAGCTAGCTCGCTACATGGACATTTAA
- a CDS encoding helix-turn-helix domain-containing protein yields the protein MNNIRIARKAKNMSIVSLAKQSGLSVSSISAYENNKRQPKIESLQKISKVLGVSSAYLNGMSGEKNILNVNSQNPKNNTIDIDVIGFLLNARSTHPGKVPIFIQDALAGAPIYIDDNGNKLDAEKRKLLITFLKTLLN from the coding sequence TTGAATAATATACGAATAGCTCGTAAAGCTAAAAATATGTCTATCGTTTCTCTCGCAAAACAAAGTGGTTTATCGGTTTCGTCAATAAGCGCCTATGAAAACAACAAAAGGCAGCCAAAAATTGAATCACTTCAAAAAATATCTAAAGTTCTTGGTGTATCATCAGCATATTTAAATGGCATGTCAGGAGAAAAAAATATTCTCAATGTAAATTCTCAAAACCCGAAAAACAACACAATAGACATTGATGTTATAGGTTTTTTATTAAACGCACGATCAACTCACCCCGGTAAAGTTCCTATTTTTATTCAGGATGCACTAGCCGGAGCGCCTATCTATATCGATGATAATGGCAATAAACTAGACGCAGAAAAAAGAAAACTTTTAATTACATTTCTCAAAACACTCTTAAACTAA
- the lysS gene encoding lysine--tRNA ligase — protein MARQEQTMNDQLKVRREKMDELREEGIDPFGHRFERTDLAQDLQDKYGEMDKDELDAKQVTATIAGRMLAKRGKGKVGFADIWDRSGKMQLYVRKDVVGEDTYHIFKRSDIGDFLGITGQVFKTDFGELTIKVTGLTFLSKALRPLPDKFHGLQNVEQIYRQRYLDLISNRDSFDRFLKRTKIISAIRHHLDGQGFTEVETPMLHNQAGGAAARPFITHHNALNIDLYLRIALELHLKRLIVGGMEKVYEIGRVFRNEGMDREHNPEFTMMETYVAYYDFHDVMAETEGIFKAAANAVTEDGIVTYHDQKVDFNQPFKQIHMVDAIKEKTGIDFWQPMSVEDAQKLADEHHVKYEPYWKVGHIINAFFEEFVEDTLNEPTFVYGHPVEISPLAKKNEDDPRFTDRFELFILGNEYANAFSELNDPIDQRQRFEAQAAERTAGNDEAEHIDEDFVEALEYGMPPTGGLGIGIDRLVMLMTDADSIRDVLLFPTMRPEEDK, from the coding sequence GTGGCACGACAAGAACAGACGATGAACGACCAATTAAAGGTTCGTCGCGAAAAAATGGATGAACTGCGTGAAGAAGGCATCGATCCTTTTGGTCACCGGTTTGAACGGACTGATTTAGCCCAAGACTTGCAAGACAAGTATGGCGAGATGGATAAGGACGAGTTGGATGCTAAGCAAGTTACAGCAACGATTGCTGGGCGGATGCTTGCTAAGCGTGGTAAAGGTAAAGTAGGCTTTGCTGATATCTGGGATCGCTCAGGTAAGATGCAACTCTACGTACGTAAAGACGTGGTCGGCGAAGACACTTATCATATTTTCAAACGTTCCGATATCGGTGATTTCTTAGGGATCACTGGTCAAGTCTTCAAGACGGACTTCGGTGAATTGACGATCAAAGTGACGGGCTTAACATTCCTATCGAAGGCATTACGCCCATTACCAGACAAGTTCCATGGCTTACAGAATGTGGAACAGATTTACCGTCAACGTTACTTGGACCTGATTTCGAATCGGGATAGTTTCGATCGTTTCTTGAAGCGGACGAAGATTATTTCTGCGATTCGGCATCACTTGGACGGTCAGGGCTTCACTGAAGTTGAGACGCCAATGTTGCATAATCAGGCGGGTGGTGCTGCTGCACGACCATTTATCACGCATCACAACGCTTTGAACATCGACTTATACCTACGAATCGCCTTAGAATTACATCTAAAGCGTTTGATCGTTGGTGGGATGGAAAAAGTCTACGAAATCGGCCGGGTCTTCCGGAATGAAGGAATGGACCGCGAACACAATCCTGAATTTACAATGATGGAAACGTACGTGGCTTACTATGACTTCCACGATGTCATGGCCGAGACTGAGGGTATCTTTAAAGCTGCGGCTAATGCCGTGACTGAAGATGGCATCGTGACTTACCATGACCAAAAAGTTGATTTCAACCAACCATTTAAGCAAATTCACATGGTTGATGCCATCAAAGAAAAGACGGGTATCGATTTCTGGCAACCAATGTCAGTAGAAGATGCGCAAAAATTAGCGGATGAACATCACGTTAAATATGAACCATACTGGAAGGTTGGTCATATTATCAACGCGTTCTTTGAAGAATTCGTTGAAGATACCTTGAACGAACCGACCTTTGTTTATGGTCATCCAGTTGAAATTTCACCATTAGCTAAGAAGAATGAAGACGACCCTCGGTTTACCGACCGGTTCGAATTATTTATCTTAGGTAATGAATATGCCAATGCCTTTAGTGAATTGAATGATCCAATTGATCAACGGCAACGGTTCGAAGCTCAAGCGGCTGAACGGACTGCTGGTAATGATGAAGCGGAACATATCGATGAAGACTTTGTCGAGGCGTTGGAATACGGGATGCCGCCTACTGGTGGATTAGGAATTGGGATCGACCGGTTGGTTATGTTGATGACGGATGCGGATTCAATTCGCGACGTTTTACTTTTCCCAACCATGCGTCCAGAAGAAGATAAGTAA
- the hpt gene encoding hypoxanthine phosphoribosyltransferase codes for MNNDIERVLYSREDIHQVAQKLGKELTTAYAGKNPLIICVLKGAVLFTTDIIREMDIYADLDFINLSSYGNETISSGEVQLTKDLDADVTGRDVLVIEDIIDTGRTLKFLVDLLKRRDVNSVKVCTLLDKPAGRLVDIKADYIGFEVPNEFVVGYGLDYAERYRNLPYVGILKPAIYEHK; via the coding sequence ATGAACAACGACATTGAACGAGTACTATATAGTCGCGAGGATATCCATCAGGTTGCACAAAAATTAGGAAAAGAACTGACAACCGCCTATGCTGGTAAGAACCCATTAATTATTTGCGTACTCAAGGGTGCCGTCTTATTTACCACTGATATTATTCGGGAGATGGATATTTACGCGGACCTTGATTTTATTAACTTATCAAGTTACGGTAATGAAACCATCTCGAGTGGTGAGGTTCAGCTGACTAAGGACTTAGACGCTGACGTTACGGGCCGCGATGTGCTAGTTATTGAAGATATCATTGATACCGGTCGGACCTTGAAGTTCCTGGTCGACCTGTTGAAACGCCGCGATGTGAACTCGGTAAAGGTCTGCACGCTTTTGGATAAACCAGCTGGTCGACTCGTTGATATTAAGGCGGATTATATCGGATTTGAAGTACCAAATGAGTTTGTGGTCGGCTACGGCTTGGACTACGCCGAACGGTATCGGAACTTACCGTACGTTGGGATTTTAAAACCTGCGATTTACGAGCATAAATAA
- the dusB gene encoding tRNA dihydrouridine synthase DusB, with translation MTSAWQIGDVTIPNRVVVAPMAGVTNAAFRVICKDFGAGLVVCEMISDRGIMYHNRKTLEMMLVDPKEHPMSIQIFGGSQETLVQAAEFVDQQTNADIIDINMGCPVNKVVKTDAGAKWLLDPNKVYEMVAAVTAAVNKPVTVKMRTGWDAEHVYAVENARAAERAGAAAIAMHGRTRKQMYQGHADWDVLKRVADAVTIPFMGNGDVQTPQDAARMLTEFGADAVMIGRAVEGNPWMLTQTVHYLETGELLTPPTPMAKMQTAIEHLERLVALKGERGGCHEFREQAPYYLKGIPRSVRTKVALMEADSLAAMKSILTDFQAQLATYLADHVVK, from the coding sequence ATGACGAGTGCTTGGCAGATTGGTGACGTGACGATTCCCAACCGGGTCGTGGTTGCACCGATGGCTGGGGTGACTAACGCCGCATTTCGGGTTATTTGTAAGGATTTTGGTGCGGGACTGGTGGTTTGCGAGATGATTTCCGACCGGGGCATCATGTACCATAATCGCAAAACGCTCGAAATGATGCTTGTCGACCCGAAGGAACATCCGATGAGCATTCAAATCTTTGGTGGCAGTCAGGAAACCTTAGTGCAGGCGGCTGAATTTGTCGACCAGCAGACGAATGCGGATATTATTGATATTAATATGGGATGTCCGGTCAATAAGGTCGTTAAGACGGATGCGGGCGCTAAGTGGCTACTGGACCCCAATAAAGTCTATGAGATGGTCGCAGCGGTAACGGCCGCGGTCAATAAACCAGTGACAGTCAAAATGCGGACTGGTTGGGATGCAGAACATGTCTATGCAGTCGAAAATGCACGGGCAGCTGAACGCGCCGGGGCCGCTGCAATTGCGATGCACGGTCGGACTCGTAAGCAGATGTATCAGGGACACGCTGACTGGGACGTGTTAAAACGCGTTGCGGATGCCGTCACGATTCCGTTTATGGGAAATGGCGATGTCCAAACACCCCAGGATGCCGCTCGGATGTTAACGGAATTCGGTGCTGACGCGGTCATGATTGGTCGCGCAGTCGAAGGCAATCCCTGGATGCTGACGCAAACCGTTCATTATTTGGAAACGGGGGAACTGTTAACGCCGCCGACACCGATGGCCAAGATGCAAACGGCCATCGAACATTTAGAACGGTTGGTGGCACTGAAGGGTGAACGTGGTGGCTGTCACGAATTCCGTGAACAGGCCCCGTACTATTTAAAGGGCATTCCACGGTCAGTTCGGACAAAGGTGGCCCTGATGGAAGCAGACTCGTTGGCGGCGATGAAGTCGATTTTGACGGATTTTCAAGCGCAATTAGCGACTTATTTAGCCGACCATGTGGTGAAGTGA